Proteins from a genomic interval of Aphelocoma coerulescens isolate FSJ_1873_10779 chromosome 24, UR_Acoe_1.0, whole genome shotgun sequence:
- the HINFP gene encoding histone H4 transcription factor, protein MPPARAGGKGAVVLQCEWQQCSFVASEMEEFCGHVAQHLQQHLPGEHRDEMDPLEEYTCLWQDCGFCSLESPADLVRHVYFHCYHTKLKQWGLRALQSQADVSHCQLDFQSRNIIPEIQENFLCLWEYCERSFDNPEWFYRHVEDHSFCSEYKAAGKENHVVLCGWKDCDCSFKGRCKLREHLRSHTQEKVVACPTCGGMFANNTKFFDHIRRQTALDQQRFQCSHCSKRFATERLLRDHMRNHVNHYKCPLCDMTCPLPSSLRNHIRFRHSEERPFKCDYCDYSCKNLIDLRKHLDTHSKEPAYRCEFEACTFSARSLCSIKLHYRKVHEGDSEPRYKCHVCDKCFTRGNNLTVHLRKKHQFKWPSGHPRFRYREHEDGYMRLQLVRYESVELTEQLLKDREKRGEALDGSSECVVLPEGEGNLQGILLEPPANPALAESRMSELQVPPALCSAASPEPARPSPCPGAASSSEQGASPTSSPIIRVVNRTNEQGQSETVYYVMASTASEEQGTAALAAELEENVMDRLQKTAEELGIQIV, encoded by the exons ATGCCGCCCGCCAGGGCCGGCGGTAAGGGGGCCGTGGTGCTGCAGTGCGAGTGGCAGCAGTGCTCCTTCGTGGCCTCGGAGATGGAGGAGTTCTGCGGGCACGTAGCgcagcacctgcagcagcacctccctGGCGAGCACCGCGACGAGATGGACCCACTGG AGGAGTACACGTGCCTGTGGCAGGACTGTGGCTTCTGCTCCCTCGAGAGCCCGGCTGACCTGGTGCGCCACGTCTACTTCCACTGCTACCACACCAAGCTCAAGCAGTGGGGGCTGAgggccctgcagagccaggctgaCGTCAGCCACTGCCAGCTGGACTTCCAGAGCCGGAATATCATCCCTGAGATCCAGGAGAacttcctgtgcctctgggagTACTGTGAG AGATCATTTGACAACCCCGAGTGGTTCTACCGGCACGTGGAGGATCACAGCTTCTGCTCCGAGTACAAGGCAGCGGGGAAGGAGAACCACGTGGTGCTCTGTGGCTGGAAAG ACTGCGACTGCAGCTTCAAGGGCCGCTGCAAACTGCGGGAGCACCTGCGCAGCCACACGCAGGAGAAGGTGGTGGCCTGTCCCACCTGCGGGGGGATGTTTGCCAACAACACCAAGTTCTTCGACCACATCCGCCGCCAGACCGCCCTGGACC agcagaggtttCAGTGTTCCCACTGCTCCAAGAGGTTTGCCACGGAGAGGCTGCTCCGCGACCACATGAGGAACCACG TGAACCACTACAAGTGCCCCCTGTGTGACATGACCTGCCCGCTGCCCTCCTCCCTGCGCAACCACATCCGCTTCCGGCACAGCGAGGAGCGCCCCTTCAAGTGTGACTACTGTGACTACAG CTGCAAGAACCTCATTGACCTGCGGAAGCACCTGGACACGCACAGCAAGGAGCCGGCGTATCGCTGCGAGTTCGAGGCCTGCACCTTCTCTGCACGCTCCCTCTGCTCCATCAAACTGCACTACAGGAAAGTCCACGAG GGTGACTCGGAGCCCCGGTACAAGTGCCACGTGTGTGACAAGTGCTTCACACGGGGGAACAACCTCACCGTGCACCTGAGGAAGAAGCACCAGTTCAAGTGGCCCTCGGGACATCCTCGCTTCAG GTACAGGGAGCACGAGGATGGCTACATGAGGCTGCAGCTGGTGCGCTATGAGAGTGTGGagctcacagagcagctgctcaaGGACAGGGAGAAGCGTGGGGAGGCTCTGGATGGCTCCAGTGAGTGCGTGGTGCTGCCTGAGGGCGAGGGCAACCTGCAGGGCATCCTCTTGGAGCCTCCAGCAaaccctgccctggcagagagCAGGATGTCCGAGCTgcaggtgcccccagccctgtgctctgctgccagccctgagccagcgcggcccagcccctgcccgggGGCTGCCTCCTCCTCGGAGCAAGGAGCCAGCCCCACGAGCAGCCCCATCATCCGAGTGGTGAACAGGACCAACGAGCAGGGCCAGAGCGAGACTGTCTATTACGTGATGGCCAGCACGGCCTCGGAggagcagggcacagcagccctggctgcgGAGCTGGAGGAGAACGTCATGGACAGGCTGCAGAAaacagcagaggagctgggcaTCCAGATCGTGTGA